In Phacochoerus africanus isolate WHEZ1 chromosome 14, ROS_Pafr_v1, whole genome shotgun sequence, one genomic interval encodes:
- the PIPOX gene encoding peroxisomal sarcosine oxidase isoform X1 — MMAAQKELYDAIVIGAGIQGCFTAYHLAKHSRRVLLLEQFFLPHSRGSSHGQSRIIRRAYPEDFYTEMMAECYRIWAQLQHEAGTQLYRQTGLLLLGMKENPELKTIQATLSRHGVEHQYLPSEELKQRFPNIQLARGEVGLLDKSGGVLYADKALRVLQDAIRQLGGIVHDGEKVMEIKPGLPVVVKTTSSSYQARSLIITAGPWTNRLLRPLGLELPLQTLRINVCYWKEKAPGSYSVSQAFPCFLGLGLSLAPHHIYGLPSREYPGLVKVCYHHGNKADPEERDCPTAFADIQDVHILSRFVRDLLPDLEPEPAIMEHCMYTNTPDEHFILDRHPKYDNIVIGAGFSGHGFKLSPIVGKILYELSMKLTPSYDLTPFRISRFPSLGKAHL; from the exons ATGATGGCTGCTCAGAAGGAGCTCTATGACGCCATTGTGATCGGGGCAGGCATCCAGGGCTGCTTCACTGCGTACCACCTGGCCAAACACAGCAGGAGGGTCCTCCTGCTGGAGCAG TTCTTCCTCCCACATTCCCGAGGAAGCTCCCATGGGCAGAGCCGGATAATCCGAAGGGCATACCCTGAAGACTTCTACACTGAGATGATGGCGGAGTGCTACCGGATATGGGCCCAGCTGCAGCATGAGGCAGGAACCCAATTATACAG gcagACTGGACTACTGCTGCTGGGAATGAAGGAGAATCCAGAATTAAAGACAATCCAGGCTACTTTGTCTAGGCATGGGGTGGAACACCAGTATCTTCCATCTGAGGAACTGAAGCAACGCTTCCCCAATATTCAGTTGGCCAGGGGAGAAGTGGGCCTCCTGGACAAGTCTGGAGGAGTTCTCTATGCTGACAAGGCACTCAGGGTCCTCCAG GATGCAATTCGACAGCTCGGAGGCATAGTGCATGATGGAGAGAAGGTGATGGAGATAAAACCGGGGCTACCGGTTGTGGTGAAAACCACCTCCAGCAGTTACCAAGCCAGGAGCTTGATCATCACAGCAGGTCCCTGGACCAACCGGCTCCTCCGTCCACTGGGACTTGAGCTGCCTCTTCAG ACCCTGCGGATCAATGTGTGTTACTGGAAAGAGAAGGCTCCCGGAAGCTACAGTGTGTCCCAGGCCTTTCCATGcttcctgggcctgggcctcagcCTGGCTCCTCACCACATCTACGGGCTGCCCTCCAGAGAGTACCCAGGGCTGGTGAAG GTCTGCTATCACCACGGCAACAAGGCAGATCCTGAGGAGCGGGACTGTCCCACAGCTTTCGCAGACATCCAAGATGTCCACATCCTGAGCCGCTTTGTCAGAGATCTCTTGCCTGACCTAGAGCCCGAGCCTGCCATTATGGAGCACTGCATGTACACG AACACACCTGATGAGCACTTCATTCTTGATCGACACCCAAAATACGACAACATCGTCATTGGTGCTGGATTCTCTG GGCATGGGTTCAAGCTGTCCCCCATTGTGGGGAAGATCCTGTATGAATTAAGCATGAAATTAACACCATCCTACGACTTGACACCTTTTCGAATCAGCCGCTTCCCCAGCTTGGGCAAAGCCCACCTGTGA
- the PIPOX gene encoding peroxisomal sarcosine oxidase isoform X2 — translation MMAAQKELYDAIVIGAGIQGCFTAYHLAKHSRRVLLLEQFFLPHSRGSSHGQSRIIRRAYPEDFYTEMMAECYRIWAQLQHEAGTQLYRQTGLLLLGMKENPELKTIQATLSRHGVEHQYLPSEELKQRFPNIQLARGEVGLLDKSGGVLYADKALRVLQDAIRQLGGIVHDGEKVMEIKPGLPVVVKTTSSSYQARSLIITAGPWTNRLLRPLGLELPLQTLRINVCYWKEKAPGSYSVSQAFPCFLGLGLSLAPHHIYGLPSREYPGLVKNTPDEHFILDRHPKYDNIVIGAGFSGHGFKLSPIVGKILYELSMKLTPSYDLTPFRISRFPSLGKAHL, via the exons ATGATGGCTGCTCAGAAGGAGCTCTATGACGCCATTGTGATCGGGGCAGGCATCCAGGGCTGCTTCACTGCGTACCACCTGGCCAAACACAGCAGGAGGGTCCTCCTGCTGGAGCAG TTCTTCCTCCCACATTCCCGAGGAAGCTCCCATGGGCAGAGCCGGATAATCCGAAGGGCATACCCTGAAGACTTCTACACTGAGATGATGGCGGAGTGCTACCGGATATGGGCCCAGCTGCAGCATGAGGCAGGAACCCAATTATACAG gcagACTGGACTACTGCTGCTGGGAATGAAGGAGAATCCAGAATTAAAGACAATCCAGGCTACTTTGTCTAGGCATGGGGTGGAACACCAGTATCTTCCATCTGAGGAACTGAAGCAACGCTTCCCCAATATTCAGTTGGCCAGGGGAGAAGTGGGCCTCCTGGACAAGTCTGGAGGAGTTCTCTATGCTGACAAGGCACTCAGGGTCCTCCAG GATGCAATTCGACAGCTCGGAGGCATAGTGCATGATGGAGAGAAGGTGATGGAGATAAAACCGGGGCTACCGGTTGTGGTGAAAACCACCTCCAGCAGTTACCAAGCCAGGAGCTTGATCATCACAGCAGGTCCCTGGACCAACCGGCTCCTCCGTCCACTGGGACTTGAGCTGCCTCTTCAG ACCCTGCGGATCAATGTGTGTTACTGGAAAGAGAAGGCTCCCGGAAGCTACAGTGTGTCCCAGGCCTTTCCATGcttcctgggcctgggcctcagcCTGGCTCCTCACCACATCTACGGGCTGCCCTCCAGAGAGTACCCAGGGCTGGTGAAG AACACACCTGATGAGCACTTCATTCTTGATCGACACCCAAAATACGACAACATCGTCATTGGTGCTGGATTCTCTG GGCATGGGTTCAAGCTGTCCCCCATTGTGGGGAAGATCCTGTATGAATTAAGCATGAAATTAACACCATCCTACGACTTGACACCTTTTCGAATCAGCCGCTTCCCCAGCTTGGGCAAAGCCCACCTGTGA